In the genome of Hevea brasiliensis isolate MT/VB/25A 57/8 chromosome 14, ASM3005281v1, whole genome shotgun sequence, the window ATTGAAAAAAGCGCATAGAGCCGAACGAGGTGCGGCGAACAGTAAGGATGCTGACTACTGACTCCTTACCTACATTCATCCCATAGGATGGCTTCCCTTGTACAAACTGGATCATCAAGAGCACTCACacaaagaagaggcagtgacacaTTTCCCACCAAATTTACACAACTAGAACGCCTGTAGTAGGTATCCACAGTCTGAAAAACAGGAGAATCCTTTTAGTTAATCAGGGGATGAAAACATCGACCACTTTTTATGTGGAGAATTAGAAAAAGAGCTTTTACCTCAAACTTCGCAAGAACTCGGGTAGCATGCTTGTCGAAGTCTCTAACTGAACGTGACTGTCAAAGGGAAAATAAGATCTTATCTAAAGGAATATACAGATTAGAAGCAGAAGATTTGACCGGTCTATAAAATCTTTAATTTATTATCTTCATCTATACATATGAACAAATACATATGAATTTTAAGATGTAAAACCTGATTGTGGAATTTGTTGACAACGTAAACTAAATGACATGTAAATGTTAAAAGACAAAGGAGATCCATAGTTTACTTGTGCATATATGCTGTTTTCAACATGGGCATACTTCAAAAGCAATAGTGTCCATGATCCACTATCTTACATTTATTTTGCACTATTTGCACTATTTGATCAACCAGCAACAAAATCATGAGTACATGATCATTTCGGGTTAATGGGAGGCTTTAGAAACATGCAATTTAGAAGCCTAGAAAGAACACGATATAACCTAAAACCATATTTAAGCATGGAGAACATTGCACACCTACATTTATAACATCAAGCCTCTAACCATCACAATTATTTATGCCAGTGattagaaaaaataataataataataataataaaactggGATGAAACGCTACTCAGTTTTCAATTGAGGTGTATATTAAATGTTAATGTTTTATAGAGAATAAAAAGGAATTTCGATCAGTACAAAAGCTCGTCTAAGTGGTCTCTTCACCCTCCTCCAATAAGTTATCTCATTGACAAATAGTCTTAATTGTTTTCACAACCCAGAGATTTGGTTAATATTCACTTGTGGTCACACAATTGGTGGAGTTCAAGAAATAAAGAGAATCAAAGTACCAGTTTGACACTGTCCCATTCTATTAGACGAGACAAGATAGATTGATGCCTGCAGGAAAGTACAAATTAACTGTAAAAATTAACTCTACAGAGAGTTGACACAACTAAACAAAGTAGAAATCAAGTGAATTTTCTATAGAATCACTGTGCTATACACCACCGCTATAATGAGAGATTCAATGTCAAGAAACAAAGCAGAAGTAATTTAGACATACAATTGCGCATAACCTTGTAGGCCAATAGCTAGCACTTTATTATAGAACTTCTGCACAAGCCGGCGGTTGATGAACCTGTCACATATCTGTAAAGTgaccaatatatttttcaaattgGTATACCATTCTCACGGAGATTGCAACTCTAgtgatagacaaaaatcttaaaaCTCCCAATAACCAAAGAATTGAAAACAAAGATACTGACACTTTATTGACTTTTTTATTTACCATTATTGGACAATGCTACTTCTTtagttttcattttttttgttctttccttttctttgtaaatatcagAGGATATCTTATCCTACACAAATTTCCTTCttcaaaaaaaacaaaaatgaaagatccCATTATCTCAATAAGGAAGGAATGTGCTGAGTTTCTGATTTGCTCATCTAGATTGCTTATGATTAAACATTTTCACAGCAGTTACTCCCCTAAAACAGTGATGTAGAACCAAGTAAAGATAAAGAAAAACACAGAACCAATTTTCTGAAAACTTAATTCTTGTTAATCAATCAATAGTGTCGTAATAACTAGAGCCTAATCAGGGAAACTTCCGATAGGAACTAAAAGAATAAAAAGACAGGAAAGCCTAATcctaataagaacaaaataaagttTTACGATCTTATGCATACTCTTcacataaaattataataaaaaaataaaataaaaagataagtTTAGTTGATAatttaagaaaaagaaataacaaagctCAGATCATCTTCACATAATTCCAGGCCAATCAGGCTCAGGCATTGTTAGGGAGTTGCCTAGAATGCTACTTGTGATGCATTGCTTTAAGCTCAACCATGTTTTTGACATTGCTAAGCTTGAGCTCACAGCCACAACTAAGCCAAATCATCTTACCAACTCATACATTTTTCATCATGCTCATGCATTTTTGTGCAGGAGACCAAGGGAAGAAAACAcagataaatatttttttttcttggcgCGAAAGGCTAGCCTTTTCCACTCCCTTTAACAATCATTGAAATGGATATTGGGAATGGGAACCTACTACATCACAAATCACAATCAGCCTTTCATATATTCAACTTGCAATATATGACTTTATTGTTTGGGTACGAGATGAAAAGATCTTATTATGCTTATATGGAAGATTTCAGCCCTTAAAAAGTGAAAAGAATCAAGAGATGCATATCAAAACAACAATAGTGTTGTGCAAACCATTTCTGTCTGACAGAACATAGATGCAAAAGCCGTAAGTAATTTTGTGATAACATAGCTCAATATAAAGGTGATTGGCATTCAATCACATCATACAGATGCAAATACTAACCAAAAGGTCCCAAGGAGAGCAGACAGCAGCAGCACCAGTAAGAGGAATAGTAACCCCTTGTTCTCCAAGATATTTTACCTACAATAAGTACTCCATCTTAATAAGAAAGTAAAAATATATACACATTAAGTGCTTTAAATTTCCTCTCATACATAAAGCAATAGTGAAATGTTATCACTTAGACCATAAGAATGACAAGGCAGATTCCAATTTCCTCTTTCTATTTTGGCTTGAACAGATCctttatatttttaaactttAAAAGCCATAGAAATtatgtttaaaaatttttgttGTTAACAAAAGATGCTAGAAAGCTTCCTTCTTGCAAGTCTTATTTGCTATATCATAGATTAGAAAATTGGCCCTCATACGCACTCAAGTAAATGGTTGTAATTAGGAATAAATGGTAAAATGAAGAGAAAAAAGCAGTCATGCAAATCAAGTGCATGCCTCAAATCCCTTGCACCATAGAGTAAGTTAGTTCATTGAGATGATTCATGATTGTGACTTGCACTTTCATACTCAAAATTACACTAACAAGTTTGAATAAACaggaagagagaaaaagatgGCGCAATTCATTTACCAGAATATTGGCACCAATGCTAGTGCCAACCGCATATAGAGGAGCTTCTGGATATTCACGGTGAATATGATCAATGATACTCCGAACGTCCTCTGTCCACCCAGCATTATAGAAGCAATCAGACTGACCATAATTATTTATAACAAGACACCTAGTTAGTCAACAATTATGACAATACACCAATAAAATCCAGACTCCAGAAAATCATTGGACGTATAAATGAATAGCCATGAAAGAGAATTTTAAAttaacaaacaaacaaacaaaaatcTTTTCAAGCAACTTAAAATGTTAGACAGTTTATTGCACAGTTTGATAATAATGaatatgctcaaaatgatgataaGATGCTCATGAAGCACATTATCCCCTACAAATTTTATTCATGCATAAAATCACCTCTGGCTAGAGAAAGGGCAATATATGGTGTAAGCATTGAGCAAGCCTATAAATCAACAAGTTCAAACAACATCCAATGATGAAACACTACTTATCATGTTTATTATGATGACTTTTTCTACTAATGTGAATTCTTATGCAAAAtatttgagagagagagaaagagagagagagagagagagagaataaagaCATATGCTCCATGGAGAGTGAAAAGTAATATGTTACTTTATGAGAAATCAAAGGCTGGTTGTGAATATTTCATACTCACAGTTATTGACATGCCTCCCAATCCCCGATGATTGCATACAACAACATTCCAACCCTGCCTTGCCATCGTGAGAGCAAGATGCTTGATATACTGTTGCAGAGCACATTTCTATTAGATACTAAAAGAAGAGAGAGATGGTGTAATTACCACTAATGAAAGGTAAGTATCACCATAAAAGAACATGTTTTGTGTCAAGTGATAAGGAAAATTAACATGAAGTTGAGTTTAACCTCAAATTTCACACAGCAAAATAAGAATTAATAAATAGAACTTTGAGATTTTAACAATTCTTAAGGATTTGCTTGATAAAATGCAGTTGCAAGGAGATAATAAGGGATTCATTGCTCTGGATGTTGCTATAGTTGAAATCACTCCTTACAATTTTACAATCCATGTCAATATCAACATTTAATACATTGTCCTCAAAAAGAAGACTTCACATTCAGATTATTTTGAGTGGGGCAGACAAAACAGAATAATCTGCTCTGACTACGAACCTCCATATGATATAAAAAGACAATTCAATGTCATTTGAGCAGTGCACACATAAATAACAATAAATCTTGGAATACATCACAGACATTACAGAAAATGAAAGGAACTTACAGCAGAGGCAGAGTCACTAGTTAAGCCAGGAATCACTATTACAATTGGAGCTTTATCATCCCGTAGAACAGCATCATTATTGCAGCAGACACCTTGTTCAACTGTAGAATCACAGCGATCAGagccaaataattaattaatggatGTCACTGGAAGGTCATACGGCTTCAAATTAGTTTTTACTTTCTACTGGATTGTTGTCAATCAAAAAGAATGATGTCAATTTGCCATGATTTATTCCATGCAGAGTATTTTTCTTTGCTATTTTGTACTAAAATATTCCTTTTCTGCCACTGCGTGTATATACATAAATATGGCAGTATGAACATTATTTCTGGAGCTGCCATTTCAAATTGAAGTTGCCAACAATAAACCACATCTACATCCATGGATTCAATGTTGCACCAAGcaaaatttcttcttctctcTACTAACCAAGCATTATTTGGTTTTTCTATATATGTGGTGCTATTCATCTAATGTTATGCATGTTCTTCTCGGTCCTTGATTATATGATTGAGACGCATACCATTGTGGAGCAAGCATAATATTTTGATTTCAGTAACTACTGAGCTAATTTGAGAATGTACAGTTCCAGTAAATGCATAAACTTTTATTCAATTTTTATCTTAAGCTAAGGCCATGTATTCTATATACCATGCTTAATTATTTGTCAGGCGCGGTTAATTATCAGTGATAAAAACTAGTGATAGCTAAAGGGCATACTTTTATCAATTTCATTGCAAGTAAGGCATTCAGATAAAAGGGTTACTACTGATACTGACCATCAGTGGACATTAGCCAATCCAAAGCAATTGTTCCTCCATCATTAGCATGGAATATATGCCTGAGCCCAACAGATGCATTACCccacttaattaaaaaaattaaaagaagaagaagtaaatatTGGTCCACGCCAAGTGTAAAATGATAGTACTAACCTTCTATAGGAAAAATTAGGAGAATTCCCAAAAAGACTCAAGAAAGCTGTTTGGAGATGAGGACTAGATAACCATGGTGTAGGAGAAAACCTtcagaaaatgaaaaagaagcaaACTTTGAATTGCTATAGTGACAATTCCAAAACAAGAATTCTGGAAAACTAACTGATGATCAAATTATCTATATGAAAAGGTTAACCTTCCGTGAAGAATCCGACACTTGGAAGCGACGGACTGGTAGAGCTCAGAGGAGGAACTGCAAGTGAGTAACACAGGATCGCCTCTAAATCCAGTAACCAGATCTTGAAGGAAATGAATCTCGAGGAAATTGTAGAGGAAAAGGAGAAGTATCAATAGGAGGCCTAAGAGAAAGTGAGAGATGGGAATTAGAGATAGAGCTTTGAAGATAAGCTCATAAGGAGAGACCGGCGATGAGTCTAGCGATAGTACTGTGAAATCGTCCATTGGAGAAAGCGAGTTTGAAATTTGGCGCAGAAGGAGGGAGTTTCTAGGAGAGAATGGTGACAGATGTGGCTGTGGTGGTGGCGAAGGAACAAGGAGGACTAATTTCATTGGTTGGTTAGGTTTTCCAGAAACGGTGCCGTTTcacttattaaattaaatatttatatttaaattaataaaataaataattttttattttttaattattcttctaattttataataatttttatgttttttaatcatgtgatATTTAGCTattaaataaaatagtaattatattttgatttaaaatttatataaaatttatttaataaaaaatttaatattacaaaattttgttctgaattataattttaaataatttttttatttgaaattacaATAAGTAAAATGCTACTTTTAAAAATTAAGGTACACAATATATATTGTTCTAACTTTAATAATTACCCTTCTTCCGCGCTTCTCCGCTGCCGAGAACCACAGCTAGCCTTCTATTCAAGGCTTTAGCCGCCGGCGACAATTGACACATATGCGTCTCTACGGGGCCAAATTCCCACTCCAGCTCCATCACCACCGTACCTTCATAGCTGCCAAGGTTAAATGGGTCCGCGACCCGTATCTAGATAAAGCAGTCTCCAAAGAAAAAGACCTTAAACAAGCCATTTCTGTCAAGAACCAAATCCTCTCCTCTCCTTCAaaatctcttcctctttcctccatcTCCGTCCTCAAACCCCTCCTAAACCTTCCCACCACTGCCCTTAAGTTCTTCCAAAAATACCCAACTCTTTTTACCCAGTTCCAGCCCTCTGCTTCGCTCCCTCTCCACGTCAAGCTCACCCCTCAGGCTCTCTCAATCcacaaagaagaacaagagatccATAATTCTCCAAATCATAGAGATGATGCAGTTAAAAGGTTAGCTAAGCTTTTAATGCTCACTAGGGCAACCAGATTGCCTTTGCATATTATTGACAGGCTGAAGTTTGATCTGGGATTGCCACATAATTATATCACAGCCCTTTTATCAGATTATCCTGAATATTTTCAGGTTTGTGAGGCTCAAGATTGTTTTAGTGATAAAGAAACGCTTCATTTAGAGCTGGTGTCTTGGAGAGATGAATTAGCTTTGTCTGAAATGGAGAAAAGAGTGGCTCATGGGGATATGACAAATGTCAAGAAAGGGGAGCGTATTGGGTTTTCTTTAAGTTACCCGAATGGTTTTGATTTGAAGAAGAAGGTGAAAGATTGGGTTTTTGAATGGCAAGGTTTGCCATACATATCACCTTATGAAAATGCCTTGCATTTAAACCCCAATGGTGATCAAGCTGAGAAGTGGGTCGTGGCTGTGTTACATGAGCTGTTATGGTTGCTAGTGTCGAAGAAGACAGAGAAGGAGAACGTGTTAATTTTGGGAGATTATTTGGGGTTTGGAAATAGGTTTAAGAAGGCTTTGGTGCATCATCCGGGAATCTTTTATGTTTCTAATAAGATTAGGACCCAAACTGTAATGCTTAGGGAGGCATATAGGAAGGATTTCTTGGTAATAAAACATCCTTTGATGGGTATGAGGTTTAGGTATATTCATCTTATGAATAAAGCTATTGAAAAGCCAAGAAAAGCAGCTGGTGGAGCTTTACGTTCTTGGTCGAAAAGGCGGGCTGCATCATCCATCAATAAAGGGGAAGAAAGAACTGTAAGAGATAAAAGTTGGAAAAGAGAGGAAGATAAGTCAAGTAGCTCTTCTGATTCTGAATTTGAGGATTTGGACTATTCAGCGTCTGAAGTTGAGGATGCAAGTAATGATGAGGCAAATGAAATTGGATTTGTGAATTGATATGGTAATAATTGGTGACATGTGAACAAGGAGGCAAAAGTTGATACAGAACATTGGAATTCTGCTCGAAAAGGCCCTATTGGAAGACACAGTCAGTTTGACAAAATTCTGGGGAAATAAGAAATTAAGGGACTGATAAGAGAAGATTAACCAGAGAAATAAAAAAGGCAGATTGTTAATTGAAATATGCAGTGAAGGGATCAGGTTCTTTGCTTGCAGCTTATTGGATGGTGAATTAACTTCTTCCTCTGTTTTTTATTCGTTTTAATCTGGAAAACCTGTCCATTGAGCCATCTTTTTGAGACGTTTATTTAACGATGAATGCATAAGTAGTTTCCTTACAGAAGAGATATATTTGATAGCATCATGTTTATAGTAATTGATACATGAGccatctttttatttgttttaatctGAGAGGTGGGTTGTGGCTGTGTTACATGAGCTTTTATGGTTGTTAGTGTCAAAGAGGACTGAGAAGGAGAATGTGTTAATTTGGGGAGATTATTTGGGGTTTGGAAATAGGTTTAAGAAGGCTTTGGTGCATCATCGACGAATTCTTTTATGTTTCTAATAAGATTAGGACCCAAACTGTAGTGCTTAGAGAGGCATATAGGAAGGATTTCTTGGTAATAAAACATCCTTTGATGGGTATGAGGTTTATGTATGTTCATCTTATGAATAAAAGCTAATGAAGGCCAAGAAAAGCAGCTAGTGGAGCTTTAGGTTCTTGGTCGAAAAGGTGGGTTGCCTCATCcatcaagggaaagaaagaaCAGTAAGAGATAAAAGTTGTAAAAGGGAGGAAGATAAGTCAAAAGGCTCTTGTGATGCTGAATTTGAGGATTTGGACTATTCAGAGTCTGAAGTGAGGATGCAGGTAATGATGAGGCAGTGAAATTGGATTTGTGAATTGATATGATGATAATTGGTGACAAATGAACAAGGAGGGAAAAGGTTGACATCAGAAAATTGGAATTTTGTTCGAAAAGGCCCTTTGACAAAATTCTGGGGACATAAGAAATTAAGAGATTGATAGAAGAAGATCCAGGGGATCAAATAGAAAAGGGCAGATTGTtatttgaaatatgcattgaaggGATCAGGTTCTTTGCTTGAAGCTTCTTTGATGGTGAATTACCTTCTTCCTctgctttttatttgttttaatctTGGCAACCCTGTCAATTGAGCCATCCGTTTGAGATGTTCATTTAACCACAAATACATATGTAGTTTCCTTGCACAAGAGATATATTTGACAGCTTCGTGCTGTGCAAAGTTCACATGTTAAGCATGACTGATATAATATGTTATTGTAAAATGGACTTGGAGGAATTTCACTTTGGATTTTGGATAACGGGATCATTTCACTGGATCCATCATTTCTCGACATGCCCTCTTGGCATTTGCAAAACAGACTTGTTTGAAAAATTATGGTGgaatttgaattaaattttatCTATGATCTTTTTTAGCAGTCTGGGTagaatttttgttggtattgaaggaagcattatgaatttattattGCAACCAGGTTTATAGGCATCATAATGTTGCGTCAACATGCTCAGTTTGTAGTTGAATACTCTAGTCGTTTCTGATTTTCTTATATAATGGAGGTGTTTATTCCATTCCTGTTATCTAATGTGACATAGATTGAGTGTTAAAAGTAGTACATGAAGGTTTCTTCTTCTTGTCATAACATAAGCAGCATGGAGGTCAGTCTCATATGTGGCCCAAGTTTCCATTGGCTCAGGTTTAATTATGAAAATTGCTAAAGGTTAATGACACAGAGCATTAAAGCCAAAGAAAGGTAAAAGTTTTCTCCTTTCCTAAGAATAACCTCTTTTAATTTCACTGTTGATTTACTCCTTTACCATTGAATTTCTGATATGATATGCATTGTATTCCCTAATTTTCAGCTTAATTTCTAACTTCATTTCTTATCAAATGATTGtcatatattttaatttctttgatATATAGGTCTTTAAATCAAAGAAGATTTGCTTTGAACATGAAGAAATTCATCCTTGTTATTGGTGACCAGAGGTTTGGAAAGTTATTGTGAAGCTCAGATTGAGAGATGAGCAAGGGATGACTTTTGCATGTTTGCATGCGTAGATGACAAACTTAAAAACCTCAAAAAGGAATATATGCATTATGCATTAGGCTTTAGGCATGCAGCTTGAATATTACATTGTTTGCTCCAGAGCTGCACGCTTCATCTTACCTTTTTTGACCTGTACATTTTGGAATTGAACAGCCTTGTTTATTTTCTGTATGATTGTAGCTTGGCATAAAGAGTAAATGCTGTGTTTTACAGCCCTTTTTGTGTTTTACAAGTTGGTGATGTTCTTTCGGATGTTAAATGTGAACTTAAAGGATGTGCATTATAGCATGAAATTCTTGTGAATACACAATCAACATAATGACAGGTACCATAACTTCTTTGGTAAAAAATTGTCCTTGGTGGGTCTCTGTTTGATCTTTGCCTCCATTGCTTGCTCTCTTCCTCGAGGGCAGCTTCTCTAGTCATATTTCTGAAGTGCAAGTAAACAAATGCACAAGGTGCAATGCTCCCTCATTCACAAAAATATATAAGCGTTCCATGATTTAAGGAGAGTGGATCCTGCAGAATTATATAGGTATTTCATGATTTAAAGAGAGTAGAACTTACTATTAGTTACTATTGTATCGATGCAAAGATGTCCCTAGCacttattatgaaaattttaaattattattattatccgatTCAAATTTATCCTAACCATACCTCGAAATGGCCAGACCCGATTCAGAAATAGGCCGTGGGTTAGGTCCAGGATGTAGGATTCATAAGAGGCATATTATAATTCATGTGAGATAGAGATCAAAATCATATTCTATAGAATTATTGTTGAACATCAGATATTgtatcaaataaaataaaagtaaattaattaataagtgaTTAAATTATTGGATTGATACTGATTAAAGCACAATATAGTAAGTCTATATTTGTGGATCCACCACTAGAGTTCATCATTCTCTGTGTCTTGGAATATTAAACGCCTATTTCCATGTTTTCTTGGTCGAACATAAAAATATCCAGACAAAATTAGATCTTAGTACACACAAAATAGTAACCCCAGTTACATGTTCCACCAATTGAATCCGTTttgcaataataaaaaaaaatgttctaATATAgttgcaatttttttttatgataaatttgtttaaaaaataatatataacatttataacgaaaattattttaaatctaAAGTATTACAGACtaatctttaatatttattagatcattaaatttaaataatttttttgtaatccttttttttttccttttctaataaaatatcataattctttaataaaaatcataaaataagtacagaataatttttttcataagagaaaaaaatatatataaatgtagACAATTTAAACCTTCTAATAAAAAAATCTGGATAAAGCAAAATAATTTTCTGAGTAACTTTTTCATTTTGGACAATAAAAAAACTTTTTACAATACAGACATTTCAGAAATTTGTTACTTTCGTGATATGCAAATGAGATTAAACCAgcaaatttcaatgaaaaataagccacattatcaaattttattaataaaaaattattacttGTACTTGAAAATTTAAAGTCTAcaacaaaaaaaaatcaatgattcatattttatttcaaattattaaaaattttatttaaataatgagaaatataaatttaattataataaatttcatgaaatttaattattaataattttaaataaattttcatttaaattaaatatttaaatattagatttataagtgaatttcgtaaaattttgtaaaatttatttatatcaaacgctatcttaaaataaattcaattttaagttcttcatttataaataaatttgagtattttattgatttagtttatttaatttaaatttaataaaataaaataattcattttaattcgggGGCTTTTAATTAATGAGAGTTATTAAAAAGAGATGGCTGCTTCCTTAACTGAAGCATCCCTCAATTTGACTTGAAACCATCACATGGGAACATGCCAATGTTGGAGCCTTCATTTAGGAAATCCCACGtgctaatattaataataataataataataagattaagaacaatatta includes:
- the LOC110673372 gene encoding embryogenesis-associated protein EMB8-like encodes the protein MDDFTVLSLDSSPVSPYELIFKALSLIPISHFLLGLLLILLLFLYNFLEIHFLQDLVTGFRGDPVLLTCSSSSELYQSVASKCRILHGRFSPTPWLSSPHLQTAFLSLFGNSPNFSYRRHIFHANDGGTIALDWLMSTDVEQGVCCNNDAVLRDDKAPIVIVIPGLTSDSASAYIKHLALTMARQGWNVVVCNHRGLGGMSITSDCFYNAGWTEDVRSIIDHIHREYPEAPLYAVGTSIGANILVKYLGEQGVTIPLTGAAAVCSPWDLLICDRFINRRLVQKFYNKVLAIGLQGYAQLHQSILSRLIEWDSVKLSRSVRDFDKHATRVLAKFETVDTYYRRSSCVNLVGNVSLPLLCVSALDDPVCTREAILWDECRANENIILATTRHGGHLAYYEGITANNLWPKSKYLSNYQTAWGMYRLPCLLFVGQRLLSEIPN
- the LOC131168840 gene encoding protein WHAT'S THIS FACTOR 9, mitochondrial-like, producing the protein MRLYGAKFPLQLHHHRTFIAAKVKWVRDPYLDKAVSKEKDLKQAISVKNQILSSPSKSLPLSSISVLKPLLNLPTTALKFFQKYPTLFTQFQPSASLPLHVKLTPQALSIHKEEQEIHNSPNHRDDAVKRLAKLLMLTRATRLPLHIIDRLKFDLGLPHNYITALLSDYPEYFQVCEAQDCFSDKETLHLELVSWRDELALSEMEKRVAHGDMTNVKKGERIGFSLSYPNGFDLKKKVKDWVFEWQGLPYISPYENALHLNPNGDQAEKWVVAVLHELLWLLVSKKTEKENVLILGDYLGFGNRFKKALVHHPGIFYVSNKIRTQTVMLREAYRKDFLVIKHPLMGMRFRYIHLMNKAIEKPRKAAGGALRSWSKRRAASSINKGEERTVRDKSWKREEDKSSSSSDSEFEDLDYSASEVEDASNDEANEIGFVN